From a single Ascaphus truei isolate aAscTru1 chromosome 2, aAscTru1.hap1, whole genome shotgun sequence genomic region:
- the LOC142488394 gene encoding uncharacterized protein LOC142488394, whose translation MDPHLLSLPVDVPERLEIKSEKEEANTEEHLTPIKEEIDAFPVCGFPVVVPERLEIKSEKEEPNAEEHLIVIKCETVPFPVSGSPVDVPESLEIKSEKEETDTEEHLTPIKEEIDTFPVCGFPVVVPERLEIKSEKEELNAEEHLTPIKSETVPFPVSEIGLNEKNNLSSDTSRSCLTPRSPDVTKNNYSCHVLDTCKEPVPRDGEFTDLVQHTAEKDSKYGSTKRYERDLRRSRGAQPFLCCQCGKSFSLDRDLLKHLCVPAKEQTFTCTDGGSGFSLKGKLLSHQMIQKAVNHFTCTVCEKQLSSKRNLFNHQMIHTGEKPFTCAECSKSFSLKTDLLNHERIHTGEKPFTCAECGKQFSSKKTLLGHQMTHTGEKPFTCTECSKSFSRKTALLNHERIHTGEKPFTCAECGKQFSSKKYLLIHQRTHTGEKPFTCTECSKSFSLKTELLNHEWIHTGEKPFTCAECGKQFSMKKNLIRHQRTHTGEKPFTCTGCSKSFSLKTELLNHEWIHKGEKPFTCAECGKQFSIKKNFLRHQMTHTGEKPFTCSECGKQFTVKSSLLMHQRIHTGEKPFTCAECGKQFSIKSRLLRHHMTHTGEKPFTCAECSKSFSMKTELLNHERIHTGEKPFTCAECSKSFSMKRDLLNHERIHTGEKPFTCAECGEQFRIKSSLLTHHMTHTGEKPFTCAECSKSFYLKKYLLNHERIHTGKKPFTCAECGKQFSSKRNFLSHQMSHTGEK comes from the exons atggatccacacttattaa GTCTCCCAGTGGATGTACCGGAGAGGTTAGAAATTAAGTCAGAGAAGGAAGAGGCGaacactgaggaacatctgaccccaataaaggaagaaatagatgcttttcctgtttgtg gtttcccagtggttgtaccGGAGAGATTAGAGATTAAATCAGAGAAAGAAGAACCGAACGCTGAGGAACATCTGATCGTAATAAAGTGtgaaactgttccatttcctgtctCTG gttccCCAGTGGATGTACcggagagtttagagattaagtcggagaaagaagagacagacactgaggaacatctgaccccaataaaggaagaaatagatacatttcctgtttgtg gtttcccagtggttgtaccggagagattagagattaagtcagagaaagaagaaCTGAACgctgaggaacatctgaccccaataaagagtgaaactgttccatttcctgtctctg agaTCGGCCTGAATGAGAAAAATAACTTGAGCTCTGATACATCCAGAAGCTGTCTGACTCCTCGCAGCCCAGATGTGACAAAAAACAATTATTCCTGCCACGTTTTAGACACGTGCAAGGAACCAGTGCCACGtgatggtgaatttacagaccttgtacagcacacagcagagaaggacTCTAAATATGGGTCCACCAAAAGGTATGAGAGAGATTTAAGACGAAGCCGTGGTGCTCAGCCTTTTCTCTGTTGTCAGTGTGGAAAAAGCTTCTCACTGGACAGGGACCTGCTCAAACACCTTTGTGTCCCCGCTAAGGAGCAAACCTTCACATGTACAGATGGTGGGAGTGGTTTCTCACTGAAAGGGAAACTTCTTtcacaccagatgattcagaAAGCAGTAAATCATTTTACTTGTACAGTGTGTGAGAAACAGTTGAGTAGTAAGAGGAACCTCTTCAatcaccagatgattcatacaggagagaaaccattcacatgtgcagagtgtagtaaaagcttttctctgaAGACTGATCTTctcaaccatgagcggattcatacaggggagaaacccttcacatgtgcagagtgtgggaaacaattcagtagtAAGAAAACCCTCCTcggacaccagatgactcatacaggagagaaaccattcacatgtacagagtgtagtaaaagcttttctcggaagacagcgctcctcaaccatgagcggattcatacaggggagaaacccttcacatgtgcagagtgtgggaaacaattcagtagtAAGAAATACCTCCTCATTCACCAGAGGACTCATactggggagaaaccattcacatgtacagagtgtagtaaaagcttttctctgaAGACGGAGCTCCTCAACCATGAGTGGATTCATAccggggagaaaccattcacatgtgcagagtgtgggaaacaattcagtatgaAGAAAAACCTAATCAGACACCAGAGGACTCATAccggggagaaaccattcacatgtacagggTGTAGTAAAAGTTTTTCTCTGAAGACGGAGCTTCTCAACCATGAGTGGATTCATaaaggggagaaaccattcacatgtgcagagtgtgggaaacaattcagtattaagaaaaacttcctcagacaccagatgactcatacaggagaaaaaccattcacatgttcagagtgtgggaaacaattcacagttaagagcagtctcctcatgcaccagaggattcatacaggagaaaaaccattcacatgtgcagagtgtgggaaacaatttagtATTAAGAGCCGTCTCCTCAGACACcatatgactcatacaggagagaaaccattcacatgtgcagagtgtagtaaaagcttttctatgAAGACAGAActcctcaaccatgagcggattcatacaggggagaaaccattcacatgtgcagagtgtagtaaaagcttttctatgAAGAGGGAtctcctcaaccatgagcggattcatacaggggagaaaccattcacatgtgcagagtgtggggaACAATTCCGTATTAAGAGCAGCCTTCTCACACACcatatgactcatacaggggagaaaccattcacatgtgcagagtgtagtaaaagcttttatCTGAAGAAGTACctcctcaaccatgagcggattcatacagggaagaaaccattcacatgtgcagagtgtgggaaacaatttagtTCTAAGAGAAACTTCCTCTCACACCAGATgtctcatacaggagagaaatga